The segment GGCAGCACCTATCTCGTGACAACCCAATTCCTGCCGCCCGGTATTCCGCTGACCGCGGCCGTTTTACGCGCTTTGCCCGCAGGGCTTATTCTGGTGTTGCTGCAAAGGAAAATGTTGCAGGGCCACTGGTGGTGGCGCGCGGCCCTTCTGGGGGTGCTGAATATTGGTGCTTTCTTTTACTTCTTGTTTCTGGCGGCTTATCATCTGCCCGGCGGGATTGCGGCGCTGCTGATGTCGATTCAGCCGGTTATCGTTCTCATTTACAGCGCGATTCTATTTCGCAACCCGGTGCGCGCAACGCAGATTCTGGCGTGCCTTTGCGCGGCGGTTGGGGTGGCGCTTGTCGCGCTGCGCTCCGATGTCATGCTCAATACCCAAGGGGTGACTGCGGGTCTGGCCGGGGCATTCTCGATGGCGACGGGGATGGTACTGGCCAAGAAATTCGGTCGTCCCGACAATATGTCGCTGCTGGCGCTGACCGGCTGGCAGCTGACCTTTGGCGGCTTGGCTCTGGTGCCCTTCGCGTTGATGACCGAGTCCTTTCCCGAAACGCTCACGCTGCGGAATATCGGCGGACTGAGCTATCTCAGCCTGCTGGGGGCGCTCGTGACCTATGCGCTTTGGTTTAGGGGAATCGCACGTCTGCCTGCCTTGACCGTGTCGTTTCTTTCGCTTCTCAGCCCGCTGACAGCGGCCATTTTGGGGGCGATATTCCTGGGCCAGACACTGACTTGGATTCAGTTTGGCGGCGGTATGCTGGTCCTGGTTTCGGTCTATCTGTCGCAGCCACAGGTGAGTTTCTTCGGCTTGGGCTCGGCGTTTCGGAAGCAATTATCAAGCAAACCGGCCCAAGGAGGATAATGCAGGTTACTACACCCATGTTGTGTACGTCTTTCACTCGTGAATCTCCAATCAAGAAAAGCAATTTTGATCATGACATGTAATAATGACTCCCCTTATTTATGTGCCGTGCGACCCGAATCGGACGGCAGCTTTGTGATTGAAACGGTACATGACGATGGAACGCATTCCAGTCTTGCTGCGATGCTGCATAAGGTCTCTTTGGCGCGGCCGCAGGATTTAGCGGTGCTCGGAGAGGCTGGGACTGGCTTCGACCTGACCTTCGCCGAGCTGGCGCGCGGCGCCGCGAGTGTGGCGGCGGCCTTGCAGGGGCTGCGGGCTGCGGATGTGGCAGGTATGTTCGTCGAACCGTCGGTATTGATGAGCCTCGCCCTTTGGGGGATCGTCTGGTCCGGGCGCGGCTATGTCCCGCTGGCGCCGGAATACCCGGATGAACGCCTCAGCTACATCATCGAGAGTAGCTGCCTGAAACAGGTGATCGTACAATCGTGCCTGGTCGATCGCCTGCGCGCGATCGCTCCGGCGGATGTTGAAATTCTGCGGATTGAAGAGCTTCTGGCGGGGTTTCGCAGCGACACACGGGCCGCGACAGAGATCGCACCGCTGCCCTCGGGCGGCGACCTGGCCTACGTGATCTATACGTCCGGCTCGACCGGGCGGCCCAAAGGTGTCGAGGTGCCGCGGTCCGCCCTTGTCCACCAGATCTGCTGGCTTGCCGAACAGCTTTATTTAACGCCCGACACGCGTATTCTGCAAAAGACTCCGATCAGCTTTGACGCCGCACAATGGGAAATTCTGGCCCCAGCGGTCGGCGCCTGCACGGTGTGCGGGTCGGTGGGCATCTATCGCGATACTGACGCGCTGATCGCGCGGATGGCGCAGACGCAGGTCACGCATTTGCAGGCCGTGCCGACGCTTCTCAGCGCTTTGTTGCAACACGAAGGCTTTCGGGCGCTCAATGACTTGCGCGCGATTTTCTCGGGCGGGGAAGCCTTGACCCGCAAACTGGCGGGGTCGATTCTTGCCAATATGCCTTGGTTGAAGCTGGTCAATCTTTATGGCCCGACTGAAACCACGATCAATGCCACCGCCTACGAGGTGCGCCCTTATGATCTGATCAATCTCAATCCGGTGGTGTCCATCGGCCATCCTGTAACAGGAATGCGTTGTCACGTCCTGGATGCCGATCTCAAGGCGACGGCAGTCGGCCAAGAGGGCGAGCTGTACATTTCGGGGCCGCAGGTGGCGCGCGGCTATCGAAATGCACCGGAGCAGACAGCCGAGCGGTTCCTGCCATGTCCGTGGGGACAAGACGAACGTATGTACCGAACCGGAGACAAATGTGTTTGGCAGCCTGATGGCACGCTGCATTTTCTGGGGCGCATTGATAACCAGATCAAGCTGCGTGGATACCGTGTCGAGCTTGAGGAAATCGCATCTTCTATCGCTACTAGTCCTTGGGTGAATGCCGCAGCGGTTGTGGTGACCAAGGATGCACGCAGCCAAGAAGACCGGTTAATCGCTTGTATCGAGCTGAATCCGCGTCAGGCAGCTGTGATGGATCAGGACGTGGCCGAAGGCCACCATCTCTCGAAACGGAACAAGCTTCAGGTCAAGGCGCAGCTTTCGAATGTCGGGTTGCGCGCCGAAAGGTCGGACGAACCCGTCGTGCCCTTGGTCGGACGACGCGAGACCGCACAGATGCGCGCCGAGGTGTTCGCCCGCAAAACCTACCGTTTCTTTGATGGCTCGCCGTTGGATTTGCAAGCGCTCACGGCCTTCTTGCAAGATTGGCGGGCGCGGCTTTCGGGCGGCAAGATCGGGGCGTTCAAGCCGCTGACGCTTGAGCGCCTAGGGACCCTTCTGCGCTGGATGGGACAATTTCACAGCGAAGAGCGCTTGTTGCCCAAATACGCCTATGCCTCACCAGGCGCACTTTATGCCACGCAGCTCTACCTGGAAACATGCGGCGTGACAGGGCTGCAAGACGGGCTGCATTATTACGACCCCGCGCAGCATTGCCTGCGTTTTGTCGCCGCCAGCCATCCGCAAAGCGATCTGGACCGGGGCGCGGTGCGGTGCCATTTCGCCGGGCGCCATGCGCCGTTCGAAAGGGTCTATAAAACCAATATCGCAGAGGTCATGAAGATAGAGGCGGGGCATATGCTCGGGGTTCTGGCGCACCAGCTTGCAGCCTTGGGGCAAGGCGTCGCGCCTGCACCTCGCTGCGAGGACCTGATCGCGCGTCTGGACCTGCCCGAAGAGGATCACAATATCGCCGCCTTCGATATCGTGCCGGCGGCACAGCGCTGGATGCCCGAACTGGATGTCTTTTTGCAAGCCCATTCCGCGACGCTGAGCGGGTTGCGGACGGGCACGTATCGCGTTCTCGAGGGGGATCTGACGTGGATCTCCGAGGAGATGATCCGCGAGAACGATGTTATCGCGATCAACCAGTCGATCTTTGCGCGATCCTCCTTTGGCCTTACCTTCGTGGGCCGCGATACGGATGAGACGCGCAACTATATTGGCCTTGGCTTCGCCCAGCATTGCGCGCAGGCCAACGCTGCATTCTTCGGTTTCATGGCGTCGGGCTATAGTTCGCATTCCGATCACCCTCTGCCGGCTGCCAAACGATTCGACCGGATTCTGGCGGGTTGCGGCATCGAAATGGGCCCCAGTTATTTCTCCCTCGGTGGGCGGGTCAGCTCGGCGCAGATCGAAAGCCAGGGCATGAATGAGGATGCGGTCCATATGGACGGGCCCGCAGAGATGATCCGGAGGCAGCTGAAATGCAGCCTGCCCGATTATATGATCCCCAACGATGTGGTGATCTTCGATAAATTGCCGCTTTCGGCCAATGGCAAGATCGACTGCAACGCGATCAAATCTGCGCCGCAATTGCTCGAAGCACTCGCGCCGCGTCCCTATATCGCGCCGGAAGGTCCGACGCAGATCGCTCTAGCATCGCTTTGGGCATCGCTGCTGTCGGTCGGTGAAATTTCGCAAGAGGATGATTTTTTCGCGCTTGGCGGAAACAGCCTTAGGGCGATCGCGCTTTTGCACCGGATCAAACTGACTTTCGGATGCGCGTTGCCGACCCAGGCGATTTTCGAACATACCGTCTTGCGCGTGCTGGCGCAGGAAATCGACAGGGCCCGGATAACCGACGGGACAGATGCGCCGAAGCGCTTAGTAAGACTGAACCAGCAGAACCAGGGACGGCCTATCTTCATCTGGCCCGGACTGGGCGGCTATCCGATGAATTTGCGGGCGCTGGCGCAAGAGCAAGCGCGTCCCGTCTTCGGCATACAGGCCCAAGGGCTGAATGAAGGCGAGACCCCCGCTGCAACGATTGCCGAAATGGCGCGCGACGATATTGCCGAACTTCTGGCCCGCCACCCCGAGGGGCCGGTGACGCTGTGGGGATATTCCTTTGGCGCGCGAGTGGCGTTCGAGGCGGCATGGCAGCTTGAACAGCAGGGGGTCGAAGTCGACCAACTGGTTCTAGTCTGCCCTGGCAATCCCTCGCTTCCGCCCGAGCTTGCCGCGCTCGATCCGACCAACAAGGCTCTCTCGCGCCCACGACAGGCGGTTTTGGGCGACCCATCCTATATGGCGATCCTGCTCTCGGTATTTGCCGGTCAGATTGATATTGCACGAACCCGCCGGATGCTGGCTATTGGCAATAGCGAGCCGGCCTTCCTTGACCATCTTTGCGCGGAACAGCCCGAAATGCCGCGGGAAATGGCAGCGCGGATCATCGGGATCGTCCGCACGACCTACCAGTTCGACTATACATTTGCCGAACTGCTCGGACGCCGGATCAACGCCCCGATGACGGTCATCAAAGCGAAGGGGGATGACTATTCCTTCCTTGAGCAGGCCACTGGCTTTGCTGCCCGCCCCGTGACCACTCTGACCATGCCACAGAACCATTATCAGGTGCTCCAGCGGCCATACGCGGCCGATCTGGCACGCCTCATCCAACACTCGGCCAGCCAGCAGGCTGGTGCGATTACCCCAGCTTTTCAGGATTAGACCTTGCCACATATCGATCTCGCTTATTTCGACCGCCCCCTCAGCGATGCCCAGCGCGCGCGTCTCGATGCTGCTCTGACCCAAGCGCTATGCGAAAGCCTCGACGTGCCGATTTCGGCCATCTCCATCGCGCTGGAGCCCGTCGCGCCAGAGGACTGGAACGCAAAGGTTGCCTTGCCGCGCATCGTGGCAAGCGCTGACAGGTTACTGCGGCGTCCCTGCTACACCTTACCGGAGGTATGAATGAAACAGGTTTCCCTGGATCACGGGCTGACACTGAAGTTCCAGTCCGAAGTAGCGGACGCTTTGGCAGAAGGCCGTCCGGTCGTGGCACTGGAATCCAATGTGATCACCCACGGCTTGCGCTATCCGCAAAATATCGACTGCGTGCAGCGTATGGAAACCGCCGTGCGCGACACGGGGGCGGTCCCGGCCACAATCTTCGTTGACGAGGGAGCCGTCATCTATGGATCGGATGAGCGGCTGCTTGCGCGCTTTGCTACGTCGGAAGGCATTCCCAAAGTTTCCAGTCGCGATCTGCCTTTCGTGCTCGCCAAAGGCGGGACAGGAGCCACGACGGTCGCCTCTTCGCTGGTCTGTGCACAATGGGCAGGCATATCCGTCTTCTCCTCGGCGGGTATTGGCGGGGTCCATCGGGGCGCCACACACAGCATGGATGTGTCGGCAGATCTTATCCAGTTCACCCGAAGCCGTGTCACTACGGTTTGTGCGGGGGCAAAGATGATTTTGGATTTGCCGCTAACGCTGGAGTTTCTGGAGACCCATTCCGTGCCGCTAGTCGGGTATAAATCTGACTATTTCCCCGCTTTCTTCTGCGAATCGAGCGGCTTGAAATGCCCGCAGAGGTTGGATGATCCGGCAGATATCGCGCGTGCGATCATCCTGCATGCGGCCTCGGGCGCTCCAGGCGGGGTGGTGGTTACTGTGCCGCCGCGGCCCGAAGACGCGGTGCCGCTGGAACTCGCCGAAGCCGCCCTCACCACGGCCCTGCAACAGGCGCAATCTGAGAATGTGACGGGCCCGGGCCTGACCAAATTCATCATGCGCGCGCTGGACACGGCCACTCACGGTAAGACCTCGCGCGCCAATGCCGCGGTGCTGGTGAGCACGGCACAAACCGCCGGAGATATCGCCGTAGCACTTGCGGAAATCGCGCCGCAGCGCAACGCGATCTTTCAACCAGTCAACTCATGAAAAGATATATCAGATGATAACGGATCTTACTTTCCAATCTACAGCTTATGGCGCCATTCGCGTCGCCAACCGCCTTGTCATGGCCCCGATGTCGCGCAATCGCGCTACGGTGCAAGGTCATGCGACCGCGCTGATGGCAAAATACTATGGCCAACGGGCAAGCGCTGGTCTGATTGTCAGCGAAGGGATGCATCCCTGTCAGGTCGGGCAAGGGTTCGCAAATGCGCCCGGTCTTTTCACCAATGAACAAGCGGCAAGCTGGAAGCCTGTAACCAAAGCCGTGCATGATAAAGGTGGCAAGATCGTCGCCCAACTCATGCATGCGGGGCGAATCGGGCATCCCGACCTCTATCCGTCCGCGCATCGTTCGATTGCGCCTTCGGCGGTTGCAGCGGCCGGAGAAGCCTATACGCCGGGCGGGATGAAGCCATACCCTCTGCCGCGAGAGATGACGGTGGCCGATATCGAACAGGCCATTGCCGATTACGTCAACGCGGCCAGACTGGCGATTGAAGCGGGGTTCGACGGAATCGAGGTACACGCCGGCAACGGTTTTCTAATCCATCAGTTCCTGTCGCAAAATACTAACCATCGCATTGATCAGTTTGGCGGGCCTGTCGAAAATCGTATTCGTTTCGCCCAGCAGACAATTGCGGCCTGTGCCGAGGCCATCGGGGCAGGCCGCGTGGGGGTAAGGATATCGCCCGCAAACCCCTATAACGACATTGCCGAAGGCGATACGGATGCGATCTATCGCGCATTGGTCCCTAGTTTGTCGTGTGATCTAGCTTATCTTCACATCATGGAAGCCAATAACCGTGACATGACGCAGCAAATCCGCGCCTTGTGGCAGGGGCCGTTCATCCTGAATCCGCATAAAGATACGCGGTCCTGGCCGACCTCTACCGAGGTGATCTCTCCAATCTTGAACGAGAACCTCGCTGATGGCGTGGCGCTCGGAGCATTGTTCCTTGCTAATCCTGATTTGGTTGCCCGTCTGAAGGTAGATGCTGTGCTCAATCTTCCCGACGAGGCGACCTTCTATGGCGGCGATAGCCGTGGCTACACCGACTACCCGACGCTCGATCAGGTTGTCTAGCATTTATGATCTTTGGGCTGCGCCTCCCAGGTCGCTGACTACGGGAGGCCGGAGGAGCAGGGGCGGTCTCGGTCGCCCCACGCAGTCTGGCCCACACGGCTCAGAGCGTGTTTTCATGTCCAAGACGTTGCCGAAGAGTATGAGATTATGAACCTGCTCATTCTAGGCGCGACCGGTATGGTCGGACTCCATTAGGTGAACGCGTCACCGTGATCATATGGAGACGGCTTGCGCGCGTACCCCTTCGCCGTCGCTGACGGCATCGTCCGACCTGCGCTTCGAGGCTCTTGATATTCTGTCGCACCCCGGACGGCTGGAGGCACTTTTCGCCCGTGATGATGTCACGCTGTCCGCGCTTAATCCCAGCATCGGGCAGGAGGGCTTGTTGGTGACCATGACGCACGTGCTTCTACAGCGCCGTGCACCATATATGGCGCACGGCGCTGTAGCGCTTTATATCTGCTGCATAATTTTCACCTTAAATCGATTCCGATTTAAGGAATTATGCATAAAGGCGGTGGGAAAAGCCAAAAAACGCCTCTATCTAACCGGCGGCGCAACGCCGCTTTATTTGGCAGATGGTCGCGGTCATACGGTTTTATCAGTGCCCGGATTTCTGCCCGAGGCTAGGTTTTTCGCCCGATAGCCGAAGCCTGCGACCGGCATGACCATCTTTTGAGCGAGAGCGACGGTATGGACTGGATTTGCTTGCGTCCGGCGGCGCTTCTGACCGAGGAGCGGCGCACCGGACGCTATGCGCTTGGCCGCGATACGCTGATGACCCGGGAGGACGGGGTTTCACTCATCTCTTGTGCCGATTTCGCTGTCGCAATGCTGGACCTTAGAGCTTCGTGCGAAAGCGGGGCAGCGCCTTACGGTCGGATGGTAGGACCAATGCAGAAGCTGCAGCGTCTTCAAGCTTCGATTCCGATGATATGTCCCCCCTTCAGCGCGTTCACCGCGAACGGTGATCATAGCGGCCCCGCATGATGTCGTCGCAGACTGTCGCTTTCCACGCGACGGGCTTTCCTCAGAAGAGCTTCATCGTCTGGGCCATTTCCGCTCCGCGCTTGATCAGAGGCGGTTCGAAGCCGCGCATCTGCTGAAACGTTCCGTTCTTGCGCGACAGCGATGTGCATTTCAGTCTCAGCCACTGCAGCGCTTGGGTCAGGCTAGCCCTGGACCGGATGGCTCCTGTGGGGCTCGATATCGAACAGATGCCCGCCCGGGCTGGGTGGGGCGACGTTCTTCCGAATCTTGCGCCGCTTCCCGCCGGACTGTCGGCGCTGCAATACTGGACCGCCATCGAAGCCACGCTAAAGGCCCAAAGAACGGCCTTTGCCTTGGATCCACGGCTATTGCAGATGTGCGCCAGTGAGGACGGCTTCCAGGCCAGGTCGCCAGAATTCGCTGTGTCGGGAAGCTGGTGTCCTGCCGACGACCATCACCTTATCGCAGTGGCCGGCGGTGGGATCCAGCGCCTTTGGCATATTTCCCGCACCTCCAAAGATCTTGGAATACGGCTCGGGGCTCTGTAGCGCGGTGTTTTGGCCTCTCACCAACATCTGTGAAATCGGTTAGTTTACAAGCGTCTGTCAGCAAATCACTGTTTACATCTGCCGGAGCAGACTTTCATCGAATCAGAAATATGATATTACACAACAAATTTTCGGTTGTATTTAAAAATAAAGATTTTCAAGGAATGCGTTAATGGATCGATTCACCGCGTTGAAAGTATTTTGCGCAGTTATCGAAGCTCGAAGCTTTACTAAAGCTGGAAATAATATTGGACTCTCGCGTCCCGCGATCAGCAAGAATATTCGCGAGCTTGAGGCCCATGTTGGGGTGACCTTGGTCAATCGCACCACGCGCGGTGTCATGCCCAGCGAGACAGGATCGCGATATTACCAGATTGTGAGCGAACTTTTATGGCGTCACGAACAAGCCGATGAAGTTGCCAGCCAGAGCGGGGCAGAGCTTCGTGGGACCTTACGCGTGACCATGCCTGTGACATTGGGACTGCATCTGATCCTTCCGGTCCTTCCGCAGTTCAATGAGGAAAACCCCGAATGTTCGCTGGATCTTTGCCTCAGCGAAGAGAAGCAGCAACTTGTTGAGGGAAATTTCGACGTGGCTGTGCGGGCCAGTCAACGCCTGGAGGATTCGACGCTGATGTCGCGCTGCATCGGCTCGGTGACCTATGCCATATGCGCAGCGCCCAGTTATGTGCAGAAGTCGCAAAGCCTCAAAAGCCCGAAGGATCTAGAGGATCATCAGCTCGTGGTACACGGTGCCAATATCGGCGACCAGAAATGGCGCTTTTCCGCTCAGGGGGAAAGTTGCTATGTTAGCGTCCGTGCTCAGCATAAATCGAATTGTAGCGAGGCGATCAAATCGCTGACCGTGGCAGGTATGGGCATTGCTCGTATCCCGCGCCCCTATGTGTCCCGAGAGCTTGCGGAAGGACGCTTGGTGGAACTGCTCTCCGACTGGACCATGGAACCGCTGACGATATATGCCATGTACCCGCAGAGCAATTTCCTGCCACGGCGCACACGTCTCTTCATCGACTTCATGTCACGTGCCTTGAAAGTGTACTAGGTGTAAGTTTTCAGGATATAGCCGTTGATTATCGGCAGCGTCTGACCCAGTTTGTAACTTCGCCACGATCCACGCTCTACTAGGCAGTGTCGCCATAAACGGGGTTCATCTTGTTTACGGTATGTGATTCAATCTCCTTGAAAGGAGATTGCCATGCGCCGTCATGAATTGAGCGACGAAAAATGGGTGGTCATTGGGCCGGGCTTGTCGCAAATTTTTTCGGTTAACGGTATGTTGACCATCGGAAGAGAAATTCCGCTCCAATTGTTGCGGAGCGTACCGATGGTCTGAATGCCATTACCGAGAAGCTGAAACGCCAATCGAAAGACGATTTCAAGGGACGACATTTTGAGGCGTGGCTGATCGTGCAGGCGGTTGCCTGGTATTTGCGTTATCCGCTCAGCTATCGCGATTTGGAGGAAATGTTCCGGGAACGCGGTTTCGAGATTGACCATAGCATGATCAACCGCTGGGTTCTGGCCTACGCACCGATGATCGAGAAGCGATTACGTCAGTTTCGTCGGCCACATTGCGGCTCGGTTCGCGTCGATGAGACCTACGTCAAGATCCGCGGCAAGTGGCGATACGTGTATCACGCAATCGACAAGCACGGAAATCCCGTCGACTTCCTGCTGACGGCAAAGCGCGATCTTGATGCCGCCAATACGTTTCCGTCGGCGATCAAAACATCGGTCGATAGCGGGCTGTTGCATCCAGATCCTGTGCACTATGCCACCAAGCATCTCCAACAAGGCATCGAAAGCGATCACTCCCGGCTGAAGAAGAACATGCCGAAGATCGGCGGGGTCCAGTCATTCAACACTGCGCGGCGAACCATCGCGGGTTTCGAGGCGATGCTGTGGTTGAGGAAAGGCTTCGGCTTTTTCGGCGGCTGGATCGTCAACGACCAGAACGATCTGCTTGCGCGCCTCTTCGGACTGCAAAAGGTTAACAAAGTATAAATGCACACCGTTTAGGGGATAATCGAGGCCCACGAAAATCTTTGCGACAAGCCCCGGGCCGTTCCACATATGATTCAGACCCAGTCTTCGGTGCTGTTTCATAAGCCTGTAGAAGCTGGCACTTTCAGCGTCATCAAAAGATGACCTTCTTGTGTAAGGCTGGCAACTGCACTGCCATGATGCAGTTCGAGGGCTTTGCGCGTAATGGCAAGGCCAAGCTCGTGACCCTTCGCGGTTTCACCTATTTCGGATCGGGAAAACGGGAGAAAGATCCTCTCCAGATCGCAAGCGGGAACGCCGGGGCCATTGTCTGTGACGCTGATCGACAGGACATCCCGAAACGCCTGCGCCGTCACGGCAACGGTCGAATCGTCCGTTGTAAATTTGACTGCGTTTCGAACCACATTCTCTATGGCCCGGTAGATGAGTTCTCCGTTCAATGTTGCGATAAAACTGTCGCAGCCGCTATAGGTCACATCGACCCCCCGATCCTGCCCTTCAAAGCAGGCGTCATCGACAATCCGGGTTATCAGATCAATGAGATCAATGGTCTGGCGTTCTGGCGGTGCATGTTCCGGCGAGCTTATGCGTGCCAGCGTCAGGATCTCGTCGACAAGGGCGTCGAGCCGCATGACTTCCCGCCCCATACGCGAGGCGATCATATCGATGCGGCCCGGATTCTTGTCCAGCATGCCCAAAACGGCCTGTAATCTCGAGAGTGGCGAGCGGAGTTCATGGGAGACATCATGAAAGAGCCGTTGTTGCGCTTCCTGCAACTCCTGCAAGCGTGCCGCTGTCACATCGAAATCCATTGCCAGCGCCGTGATTTCATCCTGGCCTTTGCCGAAATTGCCGCCGATTCTGGTGTGAAAATCGCCTTTCGCCAAAGCACTGAGCCCATTCCTGAGCTTGGCGACCGGACCGACCAGATAGCGTGTGATCCAAAGGGCCGATAACGTACTGGCAATAACTGTGGCGATCCAGGGCAAAGCATCTGGAAGCGCGTCCTCAATGAAATTATAATGTCTGAGTTGACTGGAAAGACGGAAACAAGCGCCGTCGTGATGGCGGTAAATGGTCAGGGTCTCGTCGTTACCCGTTGCGCATTGAAGATTCGGCACGGGCGAAATACTAACAATCACCGGATTTGCGAAAGTGACCCACGCCTGTGCAAACTTACCGGCCTCGACCAAGCCTTTTTGCTCAAGCACTTCCCCTATGGTCTGCAAGACAAACG is part of the Agrobacterium vitis genome and harbors:
- a CDS encoding ATP-binding protein yields the protein MTRLFRKFFIFVWLAMTVSIVGIISLDRVFHLFPLKSERQQERISFVLQTIGEVLEQKGLVEAGKFAQAWVTFANPVIVSISPVPNLQCATGNDETLTIYRHHDGACFRLSSQLRHYNFIEDALPDALPWIATVIASTLSALWITRYLVGPVAKLRNGLSALAKGDFHTRIGGNFGKGQDEITALAMDFDVTAARLQELQEAQQRLFHDVSHELRSPLSRLQAVLGMLDKNPGRIDMIASRMGREVMRLDALVDEILTLARISSPEHAPPERQTIDLIDLITRIVDDACFEGQDRGVDVTYSGCDSFIATLNGELIYRAIENVVRNAVKFTTDDSTVAVTAQAFRDVLSISVTDNGPGVPACDLERIFLPFSRSEIGETAKGHELGLAITRKALELHHGSAVASLTQEGHLLMTLKVPASTGL
- a CDS encoding EamA family transporter; the encoded protein is MDNKSRQRFDLLITALVPLVWGSTYLVTTQFLPPGIPLTAAVLRALPAGLILVLLQRKMLQGHWWWRAALLGVLNIGAFFYFLFLAAYHLPGGIAALLMSIQPVIVLIYSAILFRNPVRATQILACLCAAVGVALVALRSDVMLNTQGVTAGLAGAFSMATGMVLAKKFGRPDNMSLLALTGWQLTFGGLALVPFALMTESFPETLTLRNIGGLSYLSLLGALVTYALWFRGIARLPALTVSFLSLLSPLTAAILGAIFLGQTLTWIQFGGGMLVLVSVYLSQPQVSFFGLGSAFRKQLSSKPAQGG
- a CDS encoding pseudouridine-5'-phosphate glycosidase encodes the protein MKQVSLDHGLTLKFQSEVADALAEGRPVVALESNVITHGLRYPQNIDCVQRMETAVRDTGAVPATIFVDEGAVIYGSDERLLARFATSEGIPKVSSRDLPFVLAKGGTGATTVASSLVCAQWAGISVFSSAGIGGVHRGATHSMDVSADLIQFTRSRVTTVCAGAKMILDLPLTLEFLETHSVPLVGYKSDYFPAFFCESSGLKCPQRLDDPADIARAIILHAASGAPGGVVVTVPPRPEDAVPLELAEAALTTALQQAQSENVTGPGLTKFIMRALDTATHGKTSRANAAVLVSTAQTAGDIAVALAEIAPQRNAIFQPVNS
- a CDS encoding LysR family transcriptional regulator; this translates as MDRFTALKVFCAVIEARSFTKAGNNIGLSRPAISKNIRELEAHVGVTLVNRTTRGVMPSETGSRYYQIVSELLWRHEQADEVASQSGAELRGTLRVTMPVTLGLHLILPVLPQFNEENPECSLDLCLSEEKQQLVEGNFDVAVRASQRLEDSTLMSRCIGSVTYAICAAPSYVQKSQSLKSPKDLEDHQLVVHGANIGDQKWRFSAQGESCYVSVRAQHKSNCSEAIKSLTVAGMGIARIPRPYVSRELAEGRLVELLSDWTMEPLTIYAMYPQSNFLPRRTRLFIDFMSRALKVY
- a CDS encoding IS6 family transposase — translated: MNAITEKLKRQSKDDFKGRHFEAWLIVQAVAWYLRYPLSYRDLEEMFRERGFEIDHSMINRWVLAYAPMIEKRLRQFRRPHCGSVRVDETYVKIRGKWRYVYHAIDKHGNPVDFLLTAKRDLDAANTFPSAIKTSVDSGLLHPDPVHYATKHLQQGIESDHSRLKKNMPKIGGVQSFNTARRTIAGFEAMLWLRKGFGFFGGWIVNDQNDLLARLFGLQKVNKV
- a CDS encoding amino acid adenylation domain-containing protein → MIETVHDDGTHSSLAAMLHKVSLARPQDLAVLGEAGTGFDLTFAELARGAASVAAALQGLRAADVAGMFVEPSVLMSLALWGIVWSGRGYVPLAPEYPDERLSYIIESSCLKQVIVQSCLVDRLRAIAPADVEILRIEELLAGFRSDTRAATEIAPLPSGGDLAYVIYTSGSTGRPKGVEVPRSALVHQICWLAEQLYLTPDTRILQKTPISFDAAQWEILAPAVGACTVCGSVGIYRDTDALIARMAQTQVTHLQAVPTLLSALLQHEGFRALNDLRAIFSGGEALTRKLAGSILANMPWLKLVNLYGPTETTINATAYEVRPYDLINLNPVVSIGHPVTGMRCHVLDADLKATAVGQEGELYISGPQVARGYRNAPEQTAERFLPCPWGQDERMYRTGDKCVWQPDGTLHFLGRIDNQIKLRGYRVELEEIASSIATSPWVNAAAVVVTKDARSQEDRLIACIELNPRQAAVMDQDVAEGHHLSKRNKLQVKAQLSNVGLRAERSDEPVVPLVGRRETAQMRAEVFARKTYRFFDGSPLDLQALTAFLQDWRARLSGGKIGAFKPLTLERLGTLLRWMGQFHSEERLLPKYAYASPGALYATQLYLETCGVTGLQDGLHYYDPAQHCLRFVAASHPQSDLDRGAVRCHFAGRHAPFERVYKTNIAEVMKIEAGHMLGVLAHQLAALGQGVAPAPRCEDLIARLDLPEEDHNIAAFDIVPAAQRWMPELDVFLQAHSATLSGLRTGTYRVLEGDLTWISEEMIRENDVIAINQSIFARSSFGLTFVGRDTDETRNYIGLGFAQHCAQANAAFFGFMASGYSSHSDHPLPAAKRFDRILAGCGIEMGPSYFSLGGRVSSAQIESQGMNEDAVHMDGPAEMIRRQLKCSLPDYMIPNDVVIFDKLPLSANGKIDCNAIKSAPQLLEALAPRPYIAPEGPTQIALASLWASLLSVGEISQEDDFFALGGNSLRAIALLHRIKLTFGCALPTQAIFEHTVLRVLAQEIDRARITDGTDAPKRLVRLNQQNQGRPIFIWPGLGGYPMNLRALAQEQARPVFGIQAQGLNEGETPAATIAEMARDDIAELLARHPEGPVTLWGYSFGARVAFEAAWQLEQQGVEVDQLVLVCPGNPSLPPELAALDPTNKALSRPRQAVLGDPSYMAILLSVFAGQIDIARTRRMLAIGNSEPAFLDHLCAEQPEMPREMAARIIGIVRTTYQFDYTFAELLGRRINAPMTVIKAKGDDYSFLEQATGFAARPVTTLTMPQNHYQVLQRPYAADLARLIQHSASQQAGAITPAFQD
- a CDS encoding alkene reductase, producing MITDLTFQSTAYGAIRVANRLVMAPMSRNRATVQGHATALMAKYYGQRASAGLIVSEGMHPCQVGQGFANAPGLFTNEQAASWKPVTKAVHDKGGKIVAQLMHAGRIGHPDLYPSAHRSIAPSAVAAAGEAYTPGGMKPYPLPREMTVADIEQAIADYVNAARLAIEAGFDGIEVHAGNGFLIHQFLSQNTNHRIDQFGGPVENRIRFAQQTIAACAEAIGAGRVGVRISPANPYNDIAEGDTDAIYRALVPSLSCDLAYLHIMEANNRDMTQQIRALWQGPFILNPHKDTRSWPTSTEVISPILNENLADGVALGALFLANPDLVARLKVDAVLNLPDEATFYGGDSRGYTDYPTLDQVV
- a CDS encoding tautomerase family protein; amino-acid sequence: MPHIDLAYFDRPLSDAQRARLDAALTQALCESLDVPISAISIALEPVAPEDWNAKVALPRIVASADRLLRRPCYTLPEV